A section of the Pseudomonas sp. FP453 genome encodes:
- a CDS encoding acyl carrier protein: MRAQISERVIQLFVEIIGFIDHSQVSEQTNFIHDFKIIDDDLTCFMMQIKWQFNLRATQEDWDHITTIKQVVDLIKQRSSPL, from the coding sequence ATGAGGGCTCAGATCAGCGAAAGGGTCATTCAATTGTTCGTTGAAATAATTGGCTTCATCGACCATAGCCAAGTATCAGAGCAAACGAACTTCATCCATGACTTCAAGATCATCGATGACGACCTGACCTGTTTTATGATGCAGATCAAGTGGCAATTCAACCTGCGTGCGACTCAGGAAGATTGGGATCACATCACCACGATCAAGCAGGTTGTCGATCTGATTAAACAGCGCTCAAGTCCGCTGTGA